The proteins below are encoded in one region of Pseudomonas putida S13.1.2:
- a CDS encoding ABC transporter permease subunit has protein sequence MLSFIARRLGLLIPTFFGITLLTFALIRLIPGDPVEVMMGERRVDPEMHAQAMERLGLNKPLPVQYLDYVGKLAQGDLGESLRTRESVWTEFLTLFPATLELAFAALVFAGIVGLLAGVIAALKRGSLFDHGVMGISLAGYSMPIFWWGLILIMFFSVSLGWTPVSGRIDLLYDIEPKTGFMLIDTLLSDEEGAFKDAVMHLILPAIVLGTIPLAVIARMTRSSMLEVLREDYIRTARAKGLSPARVVFVHGLRNALIPVLTVFGLQVGTLLAGAVLTETIFSWPGIGKWLIEAIGARDYPVVQNGILLIACLVILVNFVVDILYGLANPRIRHQR, from the coding sequence ATGTTGAGCTTTATTGCCCGGCGCCTTGGCCTGCTGATACCGACCTTTTTCGGCATCACCCTGCTGACCTTCGCGCTCATACGCCTGATCCCCGGCGACCCGGTGGAAGTGATGATGGGCGAGCGCAGGGTCGACCCCGAAATGCACGCCCAGGCCATGGAACGCCTGGGCCTGAACAAGCCATTGCCGGTCCAGTACCTGGACTACGTCGGCAAGCTGGCCCAGGGTGACCTGGGCGAATCGCTGCGCACCCGCGAAAGCGTGTGGACCGAGTTCCTGACTCTGTTCCCGGCCACCCTCGAACTGGCCTTCGCTGCACTGGTGTTCGCCGGCATCGTCGGCCTGCTGGCCGGGGTGATCGCCGCGCTCAAGCGCGGTTCGTTGTTCGACCACGGGGTGATGGGCATTTCCCTGGCCGGCTACTCGATGCCGATTTTCTGGTGGGGCCTGATCCTGATCATGTTCTTCTCGGTGAGCCTGGGCTGGACCCCGGTGTCCGGGCGCATCGACCTGCTCTACGACATCGAGCCGAAGACCGGTTTCATGCTCATCGATACCCTGCTCAGCGACGAAGAAGGCGCGTTCAAGGACGCAGTGATGCACCTGATCCTGCCGGCCATCGTGCTCGGTACCATCCCCCTGGCCGTCATCGCCCGCATGACCCGCTCGTCGATGCTCGAAGTGCTGCGCGAGGACTACATCCGCACCGCCCGTGCCAAAGGCCTGTCGCCAGCCCGCGTGGTGTTCGTGCACGGGCTGCGCAATGCCTTGATCCCGGTGCTGACGGTGTTCGGCCTGCAGGTCGGCACGCTGCTGGCCGGTGCGGTGCTGACCGAAACCATCTTTTCCTGGCCGGGCATCGGCAAGTGGCTGATCGAAGCCATCGGTGCCCGTGACTACCCCGTGGTCCAGAACGGCATCCTGTTGATTGCCTGCCTGGTGATCCTGGTCAACTTCGTCGTGGACATCCTCTACGGCCTGGCCAACCCACGCATCCGTCATCAGCGCTGA
- a CDS encoding ABC transporter substrate-binding protein, which translates to MRSLPLRLALAALVLGSATQLAAKPLVVCTEASPEGFDVVQYTTAVTFDASAETVFNRLVDFKPGTTDLQPALAERWDISADGLTYTFHLRQGVKFHTTDYFEPTRDLNADDVLWSLNRQLDPNHPWHDKTSGVGYPYFESMAFRQLLKSVIKTDDHTVVITLTRREAPFLHDMAMGFTSIYSAEYGDQLLKAGKTAQLNSKPIGTGPFIFQRYNKDAQVRFKPNPDYFRGKPPADALIFAIATDSNVRLQKLRANECQVALYPKPDDVPSIKADPQLKVAEIEALVTGYIAMNTEHKYLGDVRVRKAINMAFDRQTHVDQLFGKGNALVGVNPYPPTMPGYNTSNQNPPRDLAKARALLKEAGVPEGTVITLFTRNGGGPTNPNPRLSAEMLQSDLKQIGLKLDIRVMEWAEMLRRAKKGEADLVSTGWAGDNGDPDNFLTPLLSCDAARTGENYARWCNSKFQELITRAREVVDNEERARLYSEALKVYDDDQPWISMAHPKMFTAMRDNVEGYVISPLTNNNFATTKVK; encoded by the coding sequence ATGAGATCGCTACCGCTACGCCTGGCCCTGGCCGCACTGGTGCTGGGTAGCGCCACGCAACTGGCGGCCAAACCGCTGGTGGTATGCACCGAAGCCAGCCCGGAAGGGTTCGACGTTGTCCAATACACCACGGCGGTCACCTTCGATGCATCGGCCGAAACCGTGTTCAACCGCCTGGTCGACTTCAAGCCCGGCACCACCGACCTCCAGCCAGCCCTGGCCGAACGCTGGGACATCTCGGCAGACGGGCTGACCTACACCTTCCACCTGCGCCAAGGGGTGAAGTTCCACACCACCGACTACTTCGAGCCAACCCGCGACCTCAATGCCGACGATGTGCTGTGGAGCCTCAACCGCCAGCTTGACCCGAACCACCCGTGGCACGACAAGACCAGTGGTGTCGGCTACCCGTATTTTGAAAGCATGGCCTTCAGGCAACTGCTCAAATCGGTGATCAAGACCGACGACCACACCGTGGTGATCACCCTCACCCGTCGGGAAGCACCGTTCCTGCATGACATGGCCATGGGCTTCACCTCGATCTACTCCGCCGAGTACGGCGACCAGTTGCTCAAGGCCGGTAAAACCGCCCAGCTGAACAGCAAGCCGATCGGCACCGGCCCGTTCATCTTCCAGCGCTACAACAAGGATGCGCAGGTCCGCTTCAAGCCCAACCCGGACTACTTCCGCGGCAAGCCACCGGCCGACGCCCTGATATTCGCCATTGCCACCGACAGCAACGTGCGCCTGCAGAAGCTGCGCGCCAACGAATGCCAGGTCGCGCTCTACCCTAAGCCAGATGACGTGCCATCGATCAAGGCCGACCCGCAACTCAAGGTCGCCGAGATCGAAGCACTGGTCACCGGCTACATTGCCATGAACACCGAACACAAGTACCTCGGCGATGTACGGGTGCGCAAAGCCATCAATATGGCTTTCGACCGTCAGACCCACGTCGACCAGCTGTTTGGCAAAGGCAACGCGCTGGTGGGTGTGAACCCCTACCCGCCGACCATGCCTGGCTACAACACCAGCAACCAGAACCCGCCCCGCGACCTGGCAAAGGCACGCGCCTTGCTCAAGGAAGCCGGGGTACCAGAAGGCACAGTCATCACCCTGTTCACCCGCAACGGCGGTGGTCCGACCAACCCCAACCCGCGCTTGTCCGCCGAAATGCTGCAGTCGGACCTGAAGCAGATCGGCCTGAAACTGGATATCCGGGTAATGGAATGGGCCGAAATGCTGCGCCGCGCCAAGAAGGGCGAAGCCGACCTGGTGTCTACCGGTTGGGCGGGCGACAACGGTGACCCGGACAACTTCCTCACCCCGCTGCTCAGTTGCGATGCAGCCAGAACCGGCGAGAACTACGCCCGCTGGTGCAACTCGAAATTCCAGGAACTGATCACCCGTGCCCGCGAGGTGGTCGACAACGAGGAGCGTGCAAGGCTCTATAGCGAGGCATTGAAGGTGTACGATGACGACCAACCCTGGATCAGCATGGCCCATCCCAAGATGTTCACCGCCATGCGTGACAACGTGGAGGGCTACGTGATCAGCCCTCTGACCAACAATAACTTCGCCACCACCAAGGTGAAGTAG
- a CDS encoding ABC transporter permease subunit: protein MTSPIAKSVSPASPVDQSLLYPSPYKEFWQAFARNKGAVMGLAFMCLVVFCALFAPWVAPHDPSEQYRDFLLTPPVWLEGGTWQFILGTDELGRDLLSRLIQGARLSLLIGLSSVVMSLIPGILLGLLAGFFPQILGPSIMRLMDVMLALPSLLLAVAIVAILGPGLINTVIAIAIVSLPSYVRLTRAAVMVELNRDYVTAARLAGAGLPRLMFVTVLPNCMAPLIVQATLSFSSAILDAAALGFLGLGVQPPTPEWGTMLASARDYIERAWWVVSLPGLTILLSVLAINLMGDGLRDALDPKLKNAA from the coding sequence ATGACTAGCCCGATTGCAAAATCCGTGTCGCCGGCCAGCCCGGTGGACCAGAGCCTGCTCTACCCCTCGCCGTACAAAGAATTCTGGCAAGCCTTCGCGCGCAACAAAGGCGCGGTAATGGGCCTGGCCTTCATGTGCCTGGTGGTGTTCTGCGCACTGTTCGCGCCGTGGGTCGCCCCGCATGACCCGAGCGAGCAGTACCGCGACTTCCTGCTGACCCCGCCGGTATGGCTCGAAGGCGGCACCTGGCAGTTCATCCTCGGCACCGACGAACTGGGCCGCGACCTGCTTTCGCGCTTGATCCAGGGCGCGCGGCTGTCGCTGCTGATCGGCCTGTCGTCGGTGGTGATGTCGCTGATCCCGGGCATCCTGCTGGGCCTGCTGGCCGGCTTCTTCCCGCAAATCCTCGGCCCGTCGATCATGCGCCTGATGGACGTGATGCTAGCCCTGCCCTCCCTGCTGCTGGCCGTGGCCATCGTCGCCATCCTCGGCCCAGGCCTGATCAATACAGTGATCGCCATCGCCATCGTCTCCCTGCCCTCCTACGTGCGCCTTACACGGGCTGCGGTGATGGTGGAGCTGAACCGCGATTACGTCACCGCCGCACGCCTGGCCGGTGCCGGGCTGCCACGGCTGATGTTCGTCACCGTGCTGCCCAACTGCATGGCGCCACTGATCGTACAGGCTACCCTCAGCTTCTCCTCGGCGATCCTCGATGCTGCCGCCTTGGGCTTCCTCGGCCTGGGCGTGCAACCACCGACCCCGGAGTGGGGCACCATGCTGGCTTCGGCCCGTGACTACATCGAGCGCGCTTGGTGGGTGGTGAGCCTGCCCGGCCTGACCATTCTGCTCAGTGTGCTGGCAATCAACCTGATGGGCGACGGCCTGCGCGATGCGCTGGACCCGAAACTCAAGAACGCCGCCTGA
- a CDS encoding SIMPL domain-containing protein (The SIMPL domain is named for its presence in mouse protein SIMPL (signalling molecule that associates with mouse pelle-like kinase). Bacterial member BP26, from Brucella, was shown to assemble into a channel-like structure, while YggE from E. coli has been associated with resistance to oxidative stress.), with product MQIPRRGAALILSCGLLASLPALAADEPRYNQVSLRAEVSKEVARDLMVVTLYSEAQNSDPGKLAKQITETMNKAVQQSRQVKDVKISQGSRNSYPVYDSKGQKITGWRERAELRLESDNFPALSQLTADLLQELKMGGMDFSIAPATRKASEDALLKDAVDAFKARAQLATEALGGKGYKVVSLNLNSSGYPRPYLRSAPMAMKAMGADEAAPAPDIEAGTSEVSMNADGLIEVQMP from the coding sequence ATGCAAATCCCACGTCGCGGCGCCGCCCTGATCCTGTCCTGCGGCTTGCTCGCCAGCCTGCCGGCGCTGGCTGCCGATGAGCCACGTTACAACCAGGTATCGCTGCGCGCTGAAGTGAGCAAGGAAGTGGCGCGCGACCTGATGGTCGTGACCCTGTACAGCGAAGCGCAGAACAGCGACCCGGGCAAGCTCGCCAAGCAGATCACCGAAACCATGAACAAGGCCGTGCAGCAGTCGCGCCAGGTCAAGGACGTGAAGATCAGCCAAGGCAGCCGCAACAGCTACCCGGTGTATGACAGCAAGGGCCAGAAGATCACCGGCTGGCGCGAGCGCGCCGAGCTGCGCCTGGAAAGCGACAACTTCCCGGCCTTGTCCCAGCTTACCGCCGACTTGCTGCAAGAGCTGAAAATGGGCGGCATGGACTTCTCCATCGCCCCGGCCACGCGCAAGGCCAGCGAGGATGCACTGCTCAAGGATGCGGTGGATGCCTTCAAGGCGCGCGCGCAACTGGCCACCGAAGCGCTGGGCGGCAAGGGCTACAAAGTGGTCAGCCTGAACCTCAACAGCAGCGGTTACCCGCGCCCGTACCTGCGCAGCGCGCCGATGGCGATGAAAGCCATGGGGGCAGATGAAGCAGCGCCGGCGCCGGATATCGAGGCAGGCACCAGTGAAGTGAGCATGAATGCCGATGGCCTGATCGAAGTGCAGATGCCCTAA
- a CDS encoding OprD family porin — MRVFTLTALALSISAFSTVAQADPQSQAFIPLTLKASSEQAQASGFIDGQSLSGTTRNWYARERATRAPLWRYYKGDGTRHPTHTRENWVQGSILNYSSGFTEGTVGLAVEAAGYNAIALQQSREAIAGPNNRTLTHSDGDPVGQWSKLGLGNLKARVSNTTLTLGRQSVDTPMLAYIGNRALPSSFQGAFLHSAEFDNLSFDLGTFDRVSPRTEQSLSKFRSEYGATGVETDRASTAGINYQPFKSLSTSLYATQVDDFWNQYYFGANHVLGDSAVLSLSTGLNYYKTVDAGSQKMGKIDNDTYSLSLDLTHQAHTLGASWQQVNGNEYFDYLHETNGIYLANSLLSDFNGPNEKSLKISYVLNMAPYGVPGLKFNLYNARGWGIDGTHYRGTAYDVNGLNGETHYEWGIGTSYAVQSGPLKDTSIRATYTAHRASKAQADGSLDEFRVVTTIPFNIL, encoded by the coding sequence TTGAGAGTATTCACCCTGACCGCACTGGCCTTATCCATCAGTGCCTTTTCCACCGTGGCCCAGGCCGATCCGCAAAGCCAGGCCTTCATCCCGCTCACCCTCAAAGCCAGCAGCGAGCAGGCGCAAGCCAGCGGCTTCATCGACGGCCAGAGCCTGTCCGGCACCACCCGCAACTGGTACGCCCGCGAACGCGCTACACGCGCACCGCTGTGGCGCTACTACAAGGGCGACGGCACCCGCCACCCTACCCACACCCGGGAAAACTGGGTCCAGGGCAGCATCCTCAACTACAGCTCTGGCTTCACCGAAGGCACCGTGGGCTTGGCCGTCGAGGCCGCGGGCTACAACGCCATCGCCCTGCAGCAGAGCCGCGAAGCCATTGCCGGCCCCAACAACCGCACCCTCACCCACAGCGACGGCGACCCCGTTGGCCAGTGGAGCAAACTGGGCCTGGGCAACCTCAAGGCGCGCGTGTCCAACACCACCCTTACCCTCGGCCGCCAGTCGGTGGACACGCCTATGCTCGCCTACATAGGCAACCGCGCCTTGCCATCGAGCTTTCAGGGCGCGTTTCTGCACAGCGCCGAGTTCGACAACCTGAGCTTCGACCTGGGTACCTTCGACCGCGTCTCGCCACGCACCGAACAGAGCCTGAGCAAGTTCCGCAGCGAGTACGGCGCCACCGGCGTGGAAACCGACCGCGCCAGCACTGCCGGCATCAATTACCAGCCGTTCAAAAGCCTGAGCACCAGCCTGTACGCCACCCAGGTCGACGACTTCTGGAACCAGTACTACTTCGGCGCCAACCACGTGCTCGGCGACAGCGCAGTGCTCAGCCTGAGCACCGGCCTGAACTACTACAAGACCGTGGATGCCGGCAGCCAGAAAATGGGCAAGATCGACAACGACACCTACAGCCTGTCGCTCGACCTGACCCACCAGGCCCATACCCTCGGTGCCTCCTGGCAGCAGGTGAACGGCAACGAGTACTTCGACTACCTGCACGAAACCAACGGCATCTACCTGGCCAACTCGCTGCTGTCGGACTTCAACGGCCCCAACGAAAAATCGCTGAAGATCTCCTACGTACTGAACATGGCGCCCTACGGCGTGCCGGGCCTGAAGTTCAACCTGTACAACGCCCGTGGCTGGGGCATCGACGGCACCCACTATCGCGGCACTGCCTATGACGTGAATGGCCTGAACGGCGAAACCCACTACGAGTGGGGCATCGGCACCAGCTACGCGGTGCAGAGCGGGCCGCTGAAAGACACCAGCATCCGCGCCACCTATACCGCGCATCGGGCCAGCAAGGCACAGGCCGATGGCAGCCTGGATGAGTTCCGCGTGGTTACCACCATTCCATTCAACATTCTCTGA
- a CDS encoding ABC transporter ATP-binding protein, with the protein MSLLQINNLNVRFGDANAVPVVDGLDLSVEAGEILAIVGESGSGKSVTMMALMGLIDAPGRITADVLSFDGTDMLKLSGRQRRKVVGKDIAMVFQDPMTALNPSYTVGFQIEEVLRQHLGLKGKAARQRALELLKKVEIPAAESRLDAYPHQLSGGMSQRVAIAMAIAGEPKLLIADEPTTALDVTIQAQIMELLVNLQKERNMALILITHDLAVVAETAKRVCVMYAGEAVEVGQVPTLFDVPAHPYSEALLAAIPEHSIGAERLATLPGIVPGRYDRPVGCLLSPRCPYVQDNCRRQRPPLDPQAHSLVRCFYPLNQEVA; encoded by the coding sequence ATGTCACTGTTGCAGATCAACAACCTGAACGTGCGCTTCGGCGACGCCAATGCGGTCCCGGTCGTCGATGGCCTGGACCTGTCGGTGGAGGCCGGCGAGATCCTGGCCATCGTCGGCGAATCCGGCTCGGGCAAGTCGGTGACCATGATGGCCTTGATGGGCCTGATCGACGCCCCCGGGCGCATCACCGCCGACGTCCTCAGCTTCGACGGCACCGACATGCTCAAGCTCAGCGGCCGGCAGCGGCGCAAGGTGGTGGGCAAGGACATCGCCATGGTCTTCCAGGACCCGATGACCGCGCTTAATCCCAGCTATACGGTGGGTTTTCAGATAGAAGAAGTGCTGCGCCAGCACCTGGGCCTGAAAGGCAAGGCCGCACGCCAGCGTGCCCTTGAGCTGTTGAAAAAGGTCGAGATCCCGGCTGCGGAAAGCCGCCTGGATGCCTACCCGCACCAGCTGTCTGGCGGCATGAGCCAGCGTGTGGCGATTGCCATGGCCATTGCCGGCGAGCCCAAGCTGCTGATCGCCGACGAACCGACCACCGCGCTGGACGTGACCATCCAGGCGCAAATCATGGAGCTGCTGGTCAACCTGCAGAAAGAGCGCAACATGGCGCTCATCCTGATCACTCACGACCTCGCCGTGGTCGCCGAAACGGCCAAGCGGGTATGCGTGATGTACGCAGGCGAAGCCGTCGAGGTGGGCCAGGTGCCGACGCTGTTCGACGTGCCCGCCCACCCTTACAGCGAAGCCTTGCTGGCGGCGATCCCCGAGCACAGCATCGGCGCCGAGCGCCTGGCCACCCTGCCCGGCATCGTCCCCGGCCGCTACGACCGCCCGGTCGGCTGCCTGTTGTCGCCGCGCTGCCCCTACGTGCAGGACAACTGCCGGCGCCAGCGCCCGCCTCTCGATCCTCAGGCCCACAGCCTGGTGCGTTGCTTCTACCCGCTGAACCAGGAGGTGGCGTGA
- a CDS encoding ABC transporter substrate-binding protein, whose protein sequence is MRHTTRLSTLLALGLISQSPALLANNLVFCSEGSPAGFDTAQYTSATDNDAAEPVYNRLVEFERGGTAVHPALATRWEVSDDGLHYTFHLRKGVKFHSNKAFKPGRDFNADDVLFTFNRMLDKGHPFRQAYPTEFPYFVSMGLDKNIARVEKIDPLTVAFTLNTVDAAFIQNLAMSFASILSAEYAGQLMASSRPSDINQQPIGTGPFVFQRYQKDSQIRYKGNKDYWAPDEVKIDNLVFSINIDPSVRIQKLRRNECQVTLHPRPADLPALKADRSLQVLQQPGFNLGYIAYNTQHPPFDRLEVRQAMDMAVNKKAILQAVYQDSGQLAVNAMPPTQWSYDESLKDAPYDPEKAKQLLQQAGVKPGTEVTLWAMPVQRPYNPNAKLMAEMLQADWNKLGFKVRIVSYEWGEYLKRMKSGEHDIALIGWTGDNGDPDNWLGTLYSCDAIGSNNYSLWCDPQYDSLVKQAKQVTDQGQRSALYRQAQQRLKQQVPITPVAHSTVNQPLSVKVSGFKVSPFGRNDFSGVSVD, encoded by the coding sequence ATGCGCCACACCACCCGCCTGTCCACCCTCCTGGCCCTGGGCTTGATCAGCCAGTCCCCGGCCCTGCTGGCCAACAACCTGGTGTTCTGCTCCGAAGGCAGCCCCGCCGGTTTCGACACCGCCCAGTACACCAGCGCCACCGACAACGACGCCGCCGAACCGGTCTACAACCGCCTGGTCGAGTTCGAGCGCGGCGGTACTGCCGTGCACCCTGCCCTGGCGACCCGCTGGGAGGTGTCCGACGATGGCTTGCACTACACCTTCCACCTGCGTAAAGGGGTGAAGTTCCACAGCAACAAGGCGTTCAAACCTGGCCGTGACTTCAATGCCGACGACGTGCTATTCACCTTCAACCGCATGCTCGACAAGGGCCACCCGTTCCGGCAGGCCTACCCCACCGAGTTCCCGTACTTCGTCAGCATGGGCCTGGACAAGAACATCGCCCGCGTCGAGAAAATCGACCCACTCACCGTGGCATTCACCCTGAACACGGTCGATGCCGCGTTCATCCAGAACCTGGCCATGAGCTTCGCTTCCATCCTCTCCGCCGAATACGCCGGGCAACTGATGGCGAGTTCAAGGCCGAGCGACATCAACCAGCAGCCCATCGGCACCGGGCCGTTCGTGTTCCAGCGTTACCAGAAGGATTCGCAGATCCGCTACAAGGGCAACAAGGATTACTGGGCACCGGATGAAGTGAAGATCGACAACCTGGTGTTCTCGATCAACATCGACCCCTCGGTACGCATCCAGAAGCTGCGCCGCAACGAATGCCAGGTCACCCTGCACCCACGCCCCGCCGACCTGCCGGCGCTCAAGGCCGACCGTTCGCTGCAGGTACTGCAGCAACCGGGCTTCAACCTCGGCTACATCGCCTACAACACCCAGCACCCACCCTTCGACCGGCTGGAGGTGCGCCAGGCGATGGATATGGCGGTGAACAAGAAAGCCATCCTGCAGGCGGTGTATCAGGACTCCGGCCAACTGGCGGTCAACGCCATGCCTCCGACCCAGTGGTCCTATGACGAAAGCCTCAAGGACGCACCTTACGACCCGGAAAAGGCCAAACAGTTGCTCCAGCAGGCCGGCGTCAAACCTGGCACCGAAGTCACCCTGTGGGCCATGCCGGTGCAACGCCCGTACAACCCCAACGCCAAGCTGATGGCCGAAATGCTCCAGGCCGACTGGAACAAACTTGGTTTCAAGGTGCGCATCGTCAGTTACGAATGGGGCGAGTACCTCAAGCGCATGAAAAGCGGCGAGCATGACATCGCCCTGATTGGCTGGACCGGCGACAACGGCGACCCGGACAACTGGCTGGGCACCCTCTACAGCTGCGATGCCATCGGCAGCAACAACTACTCGCTGTGGTGCGACCCGCAGTACGACAGCCTGGTCAAGCAGGCCAAGCAGGTCACCGACCAAGGCCAGCGCAGCGCCCTGTACCGGCAGGCCCAGCAGCGGCTCAAGCAGCAGGTGCCGATTACCCCGGTGGCCCATTCCACCGTGAACCAGCCGCTCAGCGTCAAGGTTTCCGGGTTCAAGGTCAGCCCGTTTGGGCGCAATGATTTCTCCGGTGTGAGTGTTGACTGA
- a CDS encoding ABC transporter substrate-binding protein, with protein sequence MLKHAVIPFLLGAGLLTGAPSALAASNLVFCSEGSPAGFDPGQYTTGTDFDASAETVFNRLTQFERGGTAVIPGLATKWEVSDDGKTYTFHLREGVKFHTTDYFKPSRPFNADDVLFTFNRMLDKDNPFRKAYPTEFPYFTDMGMDKNIAKVDKLDEHTVQFTLNEVDAAFIQNLAMSFASIQSAEYADQLLKNGKAADINQKPIGTGPFVFSKYQKDAQIRFKGNKDYWQPDDMKIDNLIFAITTDASVRMQKLKKNECQVTLFPRPADIEPLKADKNLQMPQQAGFNLGYIAYNVMDKIKGSNEPNPMAQLKVRQALDMAVDKKKIIESVYQGAGQLAVNGMPPTQWSYDNSIKDAAFDPEKAKQLLKEAGIKEGTEITLWAMPVQRPYNPNAKLMAEMLQSDWAKIGIKAKIVSYEWGEYIKRSKGGEQGAMLIGWSGDNGDPDNWLGTLYGCDAVDGNNFSKWCYKPYDDLIKQAKATSDQAKRTELYQKAQHILKEQVPITPIAHSTVYQPMSAKVKDFKISPFALNAFYGVSVEK encoded by the coding sequence ATGCTCAAACACGCAGTCATTCCGTTCCTGCTTGGCGCAGGCTTGCTCACCGGCGCACCGTCGGCCCTTGCCGCGTCCAACCTGGTGTTCTGCTCCGAAGGCAGCCCGGCCGGTTTCGACCCGGGGCAGTACACCACCGGGACCGACTTCGACGCCTCGGCAGAGACCGTGTTCAACCGCCTGACCCAGTTCGAACGGGGCGGCACTGCGGTCATCCCGGGCCTGGCGACCAAATGGGAAGTGTCCGACGACGGCAAGACCTACACCTTCCACCTGCGCGAAGGGGTCAAGTTCCATACCACCGACTACTTCAAGCCCAGCCGCCCCTTCAACGCCGACGACGTGCTGTTCACCTTCAACCGCATGCTCGACAAGGACAACCCGTTCCGCAAGGCCTACCCCACCGAGTTCCCGTACTTCACCGACATGGGCATGGACAAGAACATCGCCAAGGTGGACAAGCTCGACGAGCACACGGTGCAATTCACCCTCAACGAGGTCGACGCCGCGTTCATCCAGAACCTGGCCATGAGCTTTGCTTCCATCCAGTCCGCCGAATACGCCGACCAATTGCTCAAGAACGGCAAGGCCGCCGATATCAACCAGAAGCCGATCGGCACGGGCCCGTTCGTGTTCAGCAAGTACCAGAAGGACGCGCAGATCCGCTTCAAGGGCAACAAGGACTACTGGCAACCCGATGACATGAAGATCGACAACCTGATCTTCGCCATCACCACCGATGCCTCGGTGCGCATGCAAAAGCTGAAGAAAAACGAGTGCCAGGTCACCCTGTTCCCGCGCCCGGCCGATATCGAGCCGCTAAAGGCCGACAAGAACCTGCAAATGCCTCAGCAAGCCGGCTTCAACCTCGGCTACATCGCCTACAACGTGATGGACAAGATCAAGGGCAGCAACGAGCCCAACCCCATGGCCCAGTTGAAAGTGCGCCAGGCGCTGGACATGGCCGTGGACAAGAAGAAGATCATCGAGTCGGTCTACCAGGGTGCCGGCCAGTTGGCAGTCAATGGCATGCCGCCAACGCAATGGTCCTATGACAACAGCATCAAGGACGCCGCTTTCGACCCCGAGAAAGCCAAGCAACTGCTGAAGGAAGCCGGCATCAAGGAAGGCACCGAGATCACCCTGTGGGCCATGCCCGTGCAACGCCCGTACAACCCCAATGCCAAGCTGATGGCCGAAATGCTCCAGTCCGACTGGGCCAAGATCGGCATCAAGGCGAAGATCGTCAGCTATGAATGGGGCGAGTACATCAAACGCTCCAAGGGCGGCGAACAGGGCGCCATGCTGATTGGCTGGAGCGGCGACAATGGTGACCCGGACAACTGGCTGGGCACCCTCTACGGCTGCGATGCCGTCGACGGCAACAACTTCTCCAAGTGGTGCTACAAGCCTTATGACGACCTGATCAAGCAGGCCAAGGCCACCTCCGACCAGGCCAAGCGCACCGAGCTGTACCAAAAGGCGCAGCACATCCTCAAGGAGCAGGTGCCGATCACCCCGATCGCCCACTCCACCGTGTACCAGCCCATGAGCGCCAAGGTGAAGGACTTCAAGATCAGCCCATTCGCGCTGAACGCCTTCTACGGCGTCAGCGTGGAAAAGTAG